Proteins from a single region of Palaemon carinicauda isolate YSFRI2023 chromosome 1, ASM3689809v2, whole genome shotgun sequence:
- the LOC137643325 gene encoding probable serine/threonine-protein kinase clkA — MGVCTIGGLVAATLLFAFSQFTEVKSTPVFLELNTNPRENTVNSSKISPSPSDHHEIPYQNLQDGAQRNNDSEESAVKAVNIGNDEDTDKNNDYSGDYSGDYSGDYADYNDTYYEYGYDYNDYNTSEVNDDDDDNDYEETDGDYDDDVNHDNDDDDHDENYDDDYDDYDKSYDDDYDEFDENYDSVNYTDYASDYDYDDDYDDQNDTEYQESPSNPHHHLITGQNGASIQVDDDGKVYMFLKVNETFDPSNYYLEVGNNTKLLLDLGHALGNETADYEIVNHSDLDGTGEEVKGNESSITNENYFSANLTNDIDSKERGVVLLNVADVEDEGKERNDNITNKENTQNKNDSNNSPGNEIVTPTPGFSNDSHISVGWSSATMSDYTDSTGPPEDHESESSYWFAGTQSPLSNDLSDLTTTDLYNSDGHNDDDYDLEDESGEDIPQSIHDMTDEELKEFIETYPELIESNTEEFEGNETEPEMTTSALMFGQHIDVIENFNESESSSTGNHSVLEEEQMDYDAESDLTWLLIPSQSGNQTQIPFNNTNIDYSQIHQEFISSNNLTDEEQLEIDVLERMRRTTEALGGLSNLRKDPTHHHIVRRQLSNTEACGSFSRRRRDTGSKDGVNAEGQRFKRGVSNVGRRLEMGNPAFRQLYNQYKNMCNFIAMVAFEK; from the coding sequence GGTGGCTGCCACGCTCCTCTTCGCTTTCAGTCAGTTTACAGAAGTCAAATCAACGCCCGTATTTCTGGAACTGAATACGAACCCTAGAGAGAACACGGTTAATTCGAGTAAGATTTCTCCTAGCCCCTCTGATCATCATGAAATACCCTACCAAAACTTACAGGATGGTGCGCAACGAAATAATGATAGTGAAGAAAGTGCTGTAAAGGCAGTTAATATTGGTAATGATGAAGATACTGATAAGAATAATGATTACAGTGGTGATTACAGTGGTGATTACAGTGGTGATTATGCAGACTACAATGACACATATTACGAATATGGTTATGACTACAATGACTACAACACTTCTGAagttaacgatgatgatgatgacaacgattATGAAGAAActgatggtgattatgatgatgacgtaaaccacgataatgatgatgatgatcacgacGAAAAttacgatgatgattatgatgattacgaCAAAAGttacgatgatgattatgatgaattcGACGAAAATTATGATAGTGTTAATTATACCGATTACGCCAGCGACTACGACTACGACGACGATTATGACGACCAGAACGACACCGAATACCAAGAATCGCCATCAAATCCCCACCATCATCTCATCACGGGCCAAAACGGCGCCAGCATCCAAGTTGACGACGACGGCAAGGTCTACATGTTCCTGAAGGTGAACGAGACGTTCGACCCCTCCAACTATTACCTCGAGGTCGGGAATAACACCAAATTGCTCCTTGACCTCGGCCACGCTTTGGGGAACGAAACTGCTGATTACGAAATCGTCAACCACTCCGATCTTGACGGAACCGGAGAAGAAGTTAAAGGAAACGAAAGCAGCATAACTAACGAAAACTATTTTTCTGCCAACCTGACCAATGACATTGACAGTAAGGAACGAGGTGTGGTTCTGCTGAATGTCGCCGATGTTGAAGACGAAGGAAAAGAGAGAAACGATAacattacaaataaagaaaatacacaAAACAAGAATGATAGCAATAATAGTCCCGGAAATGAAATTGTTACACCTACTCCTGGATTTTCCAACGACTCTCACATTTCCGTCGGCTGGTCTTCTGCCACGATGAGCGACTACACTGACTCAACAGGACCTCCGGAGGACCACGAAAGCGAAAGCAGTTATTGGTTTGCTGGTACACAGTCACCGTTAAGCAACGACCTATCAGATCTAACCACAACAGACCTATATAATTCCGACGGACATAACGATGATGATTACGATCTCGAAGATGAATCTGGGGAAGATATCCCACAGAGCATCCACGATATGACCGACGAAGAACTTAAGGAATTTATAGAGACATATCCCGAACTCATTGAATCAAATACCGAAGAATTCGAGGGTAACGAAACGGAACCGGAAATGACCACATCTGCCTTGATGTTTGGCCAACACATAGATGTCATTGAAAATTTCAACGAGAGTGAAAGTTCATCAACAGGAAACCACTCCGTTTTAGAAGAGGAACAAATGGATTATGACGCGGAAAGTGATCTAACGTGGCTTCTAATTCCGTCGCAAAGTGGCAATCAGACACAGATACCTTTCAACAACACTAACATCGATTATAGTCAGATTCACCAGGAGTTTATTTCATCGAATAACTTGACCGATGAGGAACAACTCGAAATTGACGTCCTGGAACGAATGAGACGAACTACCGAGGCTCTCGGTGGTTTGAGTAACCTTCGGAAGGACCCCACCCATCATCACATCGTCAGAAGGCAATTATCAAACACCGAGGCTTGCGGGTCTTTTAGCAGAAGACGGAGGGACACGGGATCGAAGGATGGGGTCAATGCAGAAGGTCAGCGGTTTAAGAGAGGAGTTTCAAATGTTGGCAGGAGACTGGAAATGGGTAATCCCGCATTCAGGCAACTCTACAACCAATATAAAAACATGTGCAATTTCATAGCAATGGTTGCCTTTGAAAAGTAA